The following is a genomic window from Paludisphaera rhizosphaerae.
CGACGGAAGGCGACCTGGAGCCGCTCGCGCAGCGGCCCGCCGTGACGAGCCCCGTCCTGCTCGACGACTACCGGGCGATCGACCAGGCCCTGGCAGAGTACAAGGAGGCCCGAAATCGGCTGGCCGAACTCGAATCCGAGCAGGGCTATTCGCTCTTCGACCTCTTCGTGCTCCTTCTGTCGCCGATCCTCGTCGCCGTCGGCGCCGCCCTGCGCGTCGTGAAGATCACGGGCGAGGTGGAAATCGAGAAGGCCGCCCAGCGAAGGCAGGAAGAAACCCGAAGTCGCGTGACGGAGGAGGAGCCCGTCACCTCCGGCTGACCGATGACTCCTCTCGGGGTTCATGAACTCTTCATGCGATGACGTCCCAATACCGATTGGGCGTCAGCGAATCCCCTCGCATGACACAACCTCCAAAAACGCCCGAAGCGAAGGACTGGAAGCGGACGGTCGGCGCGGTCCTGGTATTCCTGGCGATCGGCGCCGGAATGGTCCTGTTCATCATCGCGAGGCATGAGCATCAGAGTCGGCGGATCACCGCGTGGGCCGCCCAGAACGGCTACACGCTCGCCGGCGACGTTCAACGCGCCTACCTGGACACCGGCCCTTTCCTGCTGAACCTTGAGGAAGACGAGGTCTTCCGCGTCGACCTTGAAGACGCCACTCACCAAAGGCGGACCGCCTGGTTCCGGTTTCGCCTGATGGGCATGGAACAGGCGTGGAAGGACTGACCTCGATCGACCTCGAAGATGCAACCTGGAAATCTCCGGGTCGAGCTTGAAAGATGGAAGCCGCAGGGCTGTTCCCGTCGACAAGGCATTCTCGACGTGCCGCGACCCCAAGAACCTCGAGGCGCCCGTGGCCGAATCCTCTCCCCCCGCCCGCCGGCTCCCACGATTCACCGTGCGCGGGATGATCTTCGGGGTTCTCTTCCTGGCCGTGGTCCTGGGCTGGATCGCCTCGGTGCGACGCGCCGATTGGCAGCGATCGATGTTTGCCGAGCACATGCAATACGCCGACGAGGAGCTCCGACGCGCCCGAGATCAACTGCAACAACTGAAGCGAGGCCCGCAGCCGGATCGCACGCGATCGTTCTGGGAGGCGGGTCTCGAAGGCTCCAATCTGTCAGGCATGACCATCGCAAGCCGCGAGAATGCGTTCCAACGCGCGTCGTTCCGTAATTGCCGGCTGGAGGACGCGACGCTGGCGGGCGGCGACTCCTCGTTTCAACTCGCCCACTTCGACGGAGCCAAGCTCACCAGGGCCAGTCTGAAGGGGGGCAGCGCCTCGTTCCAGGATGCCTCGTTCGCGGGGGCCGACCTCACGGGCGCGACCCTCGCCGGCGGCGGATCCTCGTTCCAACGTGCGTCGTTCGAGGGCGCAATCCTGATCGGCGCGACGCTCTCGGGTGACTTCGCCGTCGCCAACCTGAGCCGCGCGAAGTTCGAATCCGCCGACCTGTCGGCCCTCATCCGCGCCGACCTCAACAGCTGCTACTTCAAGGAACCGCCCACCTACAACGCCGCGACCAAGTTCCCGCCGGGCTTCGATCCCGTGGCGCGGTTGTGGAGGCGGGTTGAGTAGGCGAATGCAGCGGTCGCGGAGCAAACTGAATTCGGTCCATACAGGGGGAAGGTGGCCCGAAGGGCAATACTGTTCGGCACGACTTGCATATAAGCCATCGGAGGCGATTGCCTCCCTTCTCCCCTGGTGGGAGAAGGTGCCCCGTAGGGGCGGATGAGGGGGGTCATAACCGTCGGCGGACGTTGGGATCCCCCTCATCCGGCCTTCGGCCACCTTCTCCCACCAGGGGAGAAGGGAGGTTTCCATCGCTTCTTCTGAATCTCAATATCCCGTGCCGAACAGTATTGCCCGAAGGGCCGGATGAGGGGGATCGGCGCTGAGTTGAGAAGGATGCGTCGAATGCGCGTCCGACGGCGGTCGTCCCCCTCATCTGATCGCTTCGCGATCTGTCTTCCCCCGCGAGGGGGGAAGACCGTTTGCCCATTCGCGACGCTCGATCCGAGGCGCGACAACCCTCACCCGCCGCAGCGCGGCTTCGGCGGTGATTGCTGCTTCACCGCAAGCGTCCAATCTCCGAATCCAAACCCGAGATTTCGGTCGTCACTTCGTCAGAATGACGGCCTCGTCCCGAATGACGAGCTTCACGCCGAGGGGGTGGAGCATCGTTTCAAGGGCCTTGCGGATGGGGACGTTGCGGGGCTTGCCGGAGACCTTGGCGTGGGGGTCGATCCGACCGGCCTGGACGGCGATGGGGTCGAGGATGAAGGTTTCGCCGATCTGCTCTTCCAGGCCGGCGAGGAAGTTCTCCAGCTCGGCCTC
Proteins encoded in this region:
- a CDS encoding pentapeptide repeat-containing protein — its product is MAESSPPARRLPRFTVRGMIFGVLFLAVVLGWIASVRRADWQRSMFAEHMQYADEELRRARDQLQQLKRGPQPDRTRSFWEAGLEGSNLSGMTIASRENAFQRASFRNCRLEDATLAGGDSSFQLAHFDGAKLTRASLKGGSASFQDASFAGADLTGATLAGGGSSFQRASFEGAILIGATLSGDFAVANLSRAKFESADLSALIRADLNSCYFKEPPTYNAATKFPPGFDPVARLWRRVE